The Bremerella alba genome includes a window with the following:
- a CDS encoding sigma-54-dependent transcriptional regulator, with protein sequence MASIHVIDDESSVCWAIEKLGTKLGHEVRVASTAEQGLDLLEDNRPDLMFLDVRLPGMSGLEALPKVKEISPGTPVVLITAFGDLEIAVEAVRQGTFDYLVKPFSVEDIQTVINRALLQPAADEQVRPERVSADLVGTSSAMQEVFKRIALAASSAAPIVIQGESGTGKELVAQAIHRYGPRHDQPFVAVNIASLAPSLIESELFGHVRGAFTHAIQDKPGFLQQANGGTLFLDEVAEVPLPTQAKLLRALEQREVVPVGGSAGEKTDFRIVCASHQDLSECVREGTFRHDLLFRLNTFQIILPPLRDRCEDIPPLVHHFMHLLEKEYHRPLRISAAALEELKKRPWYGNVRELRNAIEHAQILARSGVIEAEHLPVPVDRAWFTGASGETSTVGRLEANIRDWTKAQLSQEESENLWARFQSLAEKEMLAVLLEQCDGQYLAISRILGIHRTTVKKKCEQYGLLSPDQKDD encoded by the coding sequence ATGGCAAGCATCCACGTCATCGACGACGAATCCAGCGTCTGCTGGGCGATCGAAAAGCTAGGCACCAAGCTGGGACACGAAGTCCGAGTCGCCTCGACGGCTGAGCAGGGCCTCGATCTGTTAGAAGATAATCGGCCTGACCTGATGTTTCTCGATGTCCGCCTGCCAGGCATGTCAGGCCTCGAAGCATTGCCCAAGGTAAAGGAGATTTCACCTGGCACACCGGTCGTGTTGATCACGGCCTTTGGTGACTTGGAGATCGCTGTCGAAGCGGTCCGACAGGGAACGTTCGATTACCTGGTCAAGCCGTTTTCGGTGGAAGACATTCAGACGGTTATCAACCGTGCCCTACTTCAGCCTGCCGCTGACGAACAAGTGCGGCCAGAGCGTGTCTCGGCCGATCTCGTCGGTACCTCTTCGGCGATGCAGGAAGTCTTCAAACGCATTGCCCTCGCGGCCAGCAGCGCGGCACCCATCGTGATACAAGGGGAAAGCGGTACCGGTAAGGAACTGGTCGCCCAGGCCATTCATCGCTACGGTCCGCGGCATGATCAACCGTTTGTGGCCGTCAATATCGCCTCGCTCGCGCCGTCGTTGATCGAAAGCGAACTGTTCGGCCACGTTCGCGGAGCGTTCACTCACGCGATTCAAGACAAGCCAGGCTTCCTGCAACAAGCCAACGGCGGCACGTTGTTTCTGGACGAAGTCGCCGAGGTCCCTTTGCCGACCCAGGCAAAACTACTGCGCGCACTCGAGCAGCGCGAAGTCGTCCCGGTAGGCGGATCCGCAGGCGAGAAAACCGATTTCCGCATCGTCTGCGCGTCGCATCAGGACCTATCCGAGTGCGTCCGCGAGGGAACGTTTCGGCACGATCTGCTGTTCCGGCTGAACACCTTTCAAATCATCCTGCCACCGCTGCGCGATCGTTGCGAGGACATTCCGCCGTTGGTACATCACTTCATGCATCTACTAGAAAAGGAGTACCATCGCCCCCTGCGTATCTCTGCAGCAGCGCTGGAAGAACTGAAGAAACGGCCGTGGTACGGCAACGTGCGAGAGCTGCGAAACGCGATCGAGCATGCTCAGATTCTGGCTCGCAGCGGCGTGATCGAAGCCGAGCATCTTCCCGTGCCGGTGGATCGAGCATGGTTTACCGGGGCGTCCGGCGAGACGTCGACTGTCGGTCGACTCGAGGCCAATATCCGAGATTGGACCAAGGCTCAGCTTTCCCAAGAGGAATCGGAAAATTTGTGGGCTCGATTTCAATCGTTAGCGGAAAAAGAGATGCTTGCCGTATTGCTCGAGCAATGTGACGGACAATATCTGGCTATTTCCCGAATTTTAGGTATTCACCGCACCACGGTAAAAAAGAAGTGTGAACAGTATGGACTCCTTTCGCCTGACCAAAAAGATGATTAG
- a CDS encoding sensor histidine kinase yields MRWPLIYQVTLPLTLWTLVTVFALSFLNLWYAQVETGEEIEARLAAINEQLTEVRFPLSQPVLEQIEGLTGTELAVTDNRGKLIRTTTEITTDELSSLLQDDNLGVVDLAEVINLAGVSYFHSTTTSRFSGSGDVTVHLLFPKANYDRRVAQSFWPLMLLGLVAVGPMLLVATVLAVRITRPIARLQKQVGTIAEGDFIELPPGKTNDELRDLSLAINQMSQQLQRYETKVRTMERAQVLGQIGAGFSHQIRNAMTGGQMALGLHRLDCSIPDCESLQVAQRQMAMVEHMVQSMLRLGRKQGLDRRTISISQLIDATVMMVEPQAHHHGVTIHQQIDFPSQATMHADMVLLQTCLMNLLLNGMEAVIGAHASHVSENKQAAESGGLAIEATPHDGEQSITIRVCDEGMGPPAEIADQLFEPLVTTKPEGTGLGLPVVREIVELHGGTIEWYRVEGKTCFQITLPRRVK; encoded by the coding sequence ATGCGTTGGCCCCTCATCTATCAAGTGACACTGCCGCTGACGCTGTGGACGTTGGTCACCGTTTTCGCGCTCTCGTTTTTAAATCTCTGGTACGCCCAGGTAGAAACGGGAGAAGAGATCGAGGCACGTCTAGCCGCGATCAACGAGCAATTGACCGAAGTTCGATTCCCCCTGTCGCAGCCGGTGCTCGAACAAATTGAAGGGCTCACCGGCACCGAACTCGCCGTGACCGACAACCGTGGCAAGTTGATCCGGACTACCACCGAGATTACCACCGATGAACTCTCTTCGCTGCTGCAAGACGATAACCTAGGCGTTGTCGATCTGGCCGAAGTCATCAACCTGGCAGGCGTCAGCTACTTTCACAGCACAACGACGTCCCGCTTTTCCGGCAGTGGCGACGTGACCGTTCATCTGCTGTTTCCTAAGGCCAACTACGACCGACGAGTGGCCCAATCGTTCTGGCCGCTGATGCTGCTGGGGCTGGTGGCTGTCGGTCCTATGCTGTTGGTGGCTACGGTGCTGGCGGTCAGAATTACTCGTCCGATTGCTCGGCTGCAGAAACAGGTCGGAACGATTGCCGAAGGAGACTTCATCGAGCTTCCGCCTGGCAAGACGAACGACGAACTGCGGGATCTATCGCTGGCGATCAACCAGATGTCGCAGCAACTTCAACGCTATGAAACCAAGGTCCGCACGATGGAACGTGCCCAGGTATTAGGGCAGATCGGGGCTGGCTTCTCGCATCAGATCCGCAACGCGATGACGGGTGGTCAAATGGCCTTGGGACTACATCGACTCGATTGCAGTATCCCCGATTGCGAGAGCCTGCAAGTGGCTCAGCGTCAGATGGCCATGGTCGAGCACATGGTGCAATCGATGCTTCGGCTAGGCAGGAAGCAGGGCCTCGATCGTCGCACGATCAGTATTTCGCAGTTGATTGACGCCACCGTGATGATGGTTGAACCGCAAGCCCATCATCATGGTGTGACGATTCATCAGCAAATCGATTTCCCTTCACAGGCGACGATGCATGCCGACATGGTGCTGTTGCAAACGTGTCTGATGAATTTGCTGCTTAATGGGATGGAAGCGGTTATCGGGGCACATGCTTCTCACGTATCGGAAAACAAACAGGCCGCCGAATCGGGGGGCCTGGCGATCGAGGCCACTCCGCACGATGGGGAACAATCGATTACAATTCGAGTATGCGACGAGGGAATGGGACCGCCAGCAGAGATCGCGGATCAATTGTTCGAGCCGTTGGTGACGACCAAGCCGGAAGGAACCGGGCTCGGGCTACCAGTGGTCCGCGAGATTGTCGAGCTACACGGGGGAACGATCGAGTGGTACCGAGTCGAAGGGAAAACCTGCTTTCAAATCACGTTACCTCGCCGAGTTAAATAA
- a CDS encoding UbiD family decarboxylase, whose protein sequence is MGYRNLRACVDDLRRAGHLLVVEDVVDAHLEVAEIQRRVYANDGPAILFANVKDCRFPMVGNLFGSIERACFIFRDTLETVKRLIELKIDPNQLFKSPLRYAYAPLGAISMLPKKVRSGPIFQNEIPLTDLPGLVSWPDDGGPYVTLPQVYTEDQRVGGLNHSNLGMYRVQIAGNDYDPVEEVGLHYQIHRGIGVHHAAAIAKGEPLRVNIFVGGNPAMTLAAVMPLPEGLSELGFAGALAGHRIPMAITRTKLPIYAEADFCISGTIHAGEEKLEGPFGDHLGYYSLKHLFPTMRVDKVYHRDGAIWPFTVVGRPPQEDTTFGQLIHEITGPVIPTVLPGIKEVHAVDASGVHPLLLAIGSERYVPYEERRRPKELMTQASAILGQGQMSLAKYLFIAAEQDDPDLNLHEICPFLLHMLRRVDWRRDIHFLTETTIDTLDYSSGQFNHGSKAIIAAVGPPIRDLQSEVPGDLQLPDGFHKPKVAMPGVLVVSGSQYETALQEAEPAIERFTSFYSSSDPINKFPLVIIADESEFTAQTMNNLLWVTFTRSNPAADVHGIASSTRQKHWGCEGSLVIDARLKPWNAPPLIEDPAVTAKLDALAAKGGPLAKYL, encoded by the coding sequence ATGGGCTATCGAAATCTACGGGCCTGCGTTGACGATTTGCGTCGAGCAGGCCATTTGCTAGTGGTAGAAGATGTCGTCGACGCGCACCTGGAAGTCGCCGAGATTCAACGACGCGTCTACGCCAACGATGGTCCGGCGATACTGTTTGCCAACGTTAAAGACTGTCGCTTTCCGATGGTGGGCAATCTGTTTGGCTCGATCGAGCGGGCTTGCTTCATCTTCCGCGATACGCTGGAAACGGTGAAGCGGCTGATCGAACTGAAGATCGACCCGAACCAACTGTTCAAATCGCCGCTACGTTACGCCTACGCTCCATTGGGGGCGATTTCGATGTTGCCGAAAAAGGTGCGTAGCGGGCCCATCTTTCAAAACGAGATCCCATTAACCGACTTGCCTGGGTTGGTCTCTTGGCCGGACGATGGCGGCCCGTACGTAACCCTTCCGCAGGTCTATACCGAAGACCAACGCGTCGGCGGACTGAACCATTCCAATTTGGGCATGTACCGCGTGCAGATCGCCGGCAACGACTACGATCCGGTCGAGGAAGTCGGCCTGCATTATCAAATTCATCGTGGCATCGGCGTACACCATGCTGCCGCGATCGCTAAGGGAGAGCCGCTGCGGGTCAATATCTTCGTCGGGGGCAATCCGGCCATGACGCTCGCCGCCGTGATGCCGCTGCCGGAAGGTCTTTCGGAACTCGGTTTCGCCGGAGCACTCGCCGGGCATCGCATTCCCATGGCCATTACCCGCACGAAATTGCCGATCTACGCCGAAGCCGATTTCTGCATTAGCGGAACCATTCATGCCGGCGAAGAGAAGCTGGAAGGCCCCTTCGGCGATCACCTGGGTTACTACAGCTTGAAGCATCTCTTCCCCACGATGCGGGTCGACAAGGTTTATCACCGTGATGGAGCGATCTGGCCGTTCACCGTCGTCGGTCGGCCTCCGCAGGAAGATACCACCTTCGGTCAACTAATCCACGAGATCACCGGGCCGGTCATTCCCACCGTGCTGCCTGGCATCAAGGAAGTTCACGCAGTCGATGCTTCCGGAGTCCATCCGCTTCTGCTGGCGATCGGCAGCGAGCGTTACGTCCCCTACGAAGAACGCCGGCGTCCCAAAGAACTGATGACCCAGGCCTCGGCCATCTTAGGCCAAGGGCAGATGTCACTGGCGAAATACTTGTTCATCGCGGCCGAACAAGACGACCCCGATTTGAACCTGCACGAGATCTGCCCGTTCCTGCTGCACATGTTGCGGCGTGTCGATTGGCGACGCGACATCCACTTCCTGACCGAGACCACTATCGACACGCTCGACTATTCGAGTGGCCAGTTCAACCACGGCTCGAAGGCCATCATCGCCGCCGTCGGGCCACCCATCCGCGATCTGCAATCCGAAGTGCCAGGCGACTTGCAGTTGCCAGACGGCTTCCACAAACCGAAAGTCGCCATGCCCGGCGTGCTGGTCGTAAGTGGCTCCCAGTACGAAACGGCCCTTCAGGAAGCAGAGCCAGCAATCGAACGGTTCACCTCTTTCTATTCGTCGAGCGACCCTATCAACAAGTTCCCACTAGTGATCATCGCCGACGAAAGCGAGTTCACCGCCCAGACAATGAATAACTTGTTGTGGGTCACGTTTACCCGCAGCAACCCAGCCGCCGACGTCCACGGCATCGCCAGCAGCACCCGGCAAAAGCACTGGGGCTGCGAAGGCTCGCTGGTCATCGATGCCCGCCTAAAACCCTGGAACGCCCCGCCGCTGATTGAAGATCCTGCCGTGACGGCGAAGTTGGATGCGCTGGCCGCCAAGGGTGGACCGCTGGCTAAGTATTTGTAG
- a CDS encoding FG-GAP repeat domain-containing protein: MRSLFSLFLLLALPCLALAEAPENFTVKVLGFDANEGCDIADFDGDGKLDVIAGRNWYRNGDWLPRPVRLFEDANGYVHSNGDFARDVNGDGKIDVVAGDFFQGKVNWYENPGSPANLQGYLWKEHNLIDTKLTTNEATIMVDLDGDGVEEWITNQWNPKNPLIACRFTKNDKGEPQLTSFKIGGRNGHGIGVGDINNDGRTDILVGQGWYEGPEGGPWSSEWTFHADWNEHLPCPMLVLDVNGDGKNDILASKAHGFGLWAWLATGTDKEGKLNFDKQIIDDTFSQAHALHLADLDGDGKDDLITGKRVRAHNGNDPGGKEPPVLNYYTWDSSGKFTSHIINRGDVGIGLQIRTADIDGDGDIDIAVAGKDGTQILFNPLKD; the protein is encoded by the coding sequence ATGCGTAGCCTTTTCAGTCTTTTTTTGCTGCTGGCCCTGCCCTGCCTGGCCTTAGCCGAAGCCCCTGAAAACTTCACTGTGAAGGTACTTGGCTTCGATGCCAACGAAGGCTGCGACATCGCCGACTTCGATGGCGACGGCAAGCTCGATGTGATCGCAGGCCGCAATTGGTACCGCAATGGCGACTGGCTACCCCGACCGGTTCGCTTGTTTGAAGATGCCAACGGGTACGTTCACTCCAACGGCGATTTTGCCCGAGATGTCAACGGCGACGGCAAGATCGACGTCGTTGCTGGCGACTTCTTTCAGGGGAAAGTCAACTGGTACGAAAACCCTGGCTCGCCTGCCAACCTGCAAGGCTACCTTTGGAAAGAGCACAACCTGATCGACACCAAGCTGACCACCAATGAAGCGACCATCATGGTCGACCTGGATGGGGACGGTGTCGAGGAATGGATCACCAATCAATGGAATCCGAAGAACCCTCTGATTGCTTGCCGGTTCACCAAGAACGACAAGGGCGAACCGCAGCTGACCTCCTTCAAAATCGGTGGGCGAAACGGTCACGGCATCGGCGTGGGTGACATCAACAACGATGGCCGCACCGATATCCTTGTCGGCCAAGGCTGGTACGAAGGCCCTGAAGGTGGCCCCTGGTCGAGCGAGTGGACCTTCCACGCCGATTGGAACGAACACCTCCCTTGCCCCATGCTAGTTCTAGATGTCAACGGCGACGGCAAGAACGATATCCTCGCCAGCAAAGCGCACGGCTTCGGCCTCTGGGCCTGGCTCGCCACCGGCACCGATAAAGAAGGCAAGCTAAACTTCGACAAACAGATAATCGACGACACCTTCAGCCAAGCCCACGCCCTGCACCTGGCCGACCTGGATGGCGACGGCAAAGATGATCTGATCACCGGCAAACGCGTGAGAGCCCACAACGGCAACGACCCCGGCGGGAAGGAACCACCAGTGCTGAACTACTACACCTGGGACAGCAGCGGCAAGTTCACCAGCCACATCATCAACCGTGGGGACGTCGGTATCGGCCTGCAAATCCGCACGGCGGACATCGACGGTGATGGCGATATCGACATTGCTGTTGCCGGAAAAGATGGTACGCAGATCTTGTTCAATCCGTTGAAGGATTAG
- a CDS encoding alpha/beta hydrolase family esterase — MTKLYSNLLYLLVVLTGCWNQSDYKVICAKFEDMDEPFNCRIVVPNDLSGKVPLVIAYHGVGDTPESMANYSKLDQLAAKHRFLLVYPDAKGRLWRVPRSDDPGHGESRDLDRFDLILREIESHYAIDPKQIYVVGMSQGATFVHGLIRNRPNLVAAVVAHSGTPSKGTDFSKGMTPILLIAGQNDLVHDAMEAAAQEYHDADTASEFVSVPGLGHEWSIDHNEAIWTFLSGIRR; from the coding sequence ATGACGAAGCTTTACTCGAACTTGCTGTATTTGCTTGTGGTTCTGACGGGTTGTTGGAATCAGTCCGACTACAAGGTGATATGTGCAAAGTTCGAGGATATGGACGAACCGTTCAACTGTCGGATTGTTGTTCCGAATGACCTTTCTGGCAAAGTACCGCTGGTGATCGCCTACCATGGCGTAGGGGATACGCCCGAGTCGATGGCCAACTACTCGAAGTTAGATCAACTGGCGGCAAAACACCGTTTTCTTTTGGTCTATCCCGATGCAAAAGGAAGATTGTGGAGAGTACCGCGAAGTGACGATCCTGGTCACGGCGAGAGTCGGGACTTGGATCGATTTGACTTGATTCTCCGGGAAATAGAATCGCATTATGCGATTGATCCCAAGCAAATCTATGTCGTTGGAATGTCGCAAGGAGCGACTTTTGTACACGGGCTCATTCGTAATCGTCCGAATCTTGTTGCCGCCGTAGTGGCTCACTCAGGTACGCCGTCAAAAGGCACTGATTTCTCCAAAGGCATGACCCCCATTCTCTTGATCGCTGGCCAGAATGATCTGGTTCATGATGCGATGGAAGCCGCTGCCCAGGAGTATCACGACGCGGATACAGCAAGCGAATTCGTCTCGGTTCCCGGACTAGGGCATGAATGGTCAATAGACCATAACGAAGCCATCTGGACATTTTTAAGTGGAATTCGTCGTTGA
- a CDS encoding FKBP-type peptidyl-prolyl cis-trans isomerase — MKVAKNTVVSITYTLKDSDGNLLDSTDASDPLAYLHGVGNLISGMEKALDDRDSGETFQVIIPPEDGYGKFDDDLVWELEKSQFAEMGEIEEGTQFVLETEDDQVLVTVVDIREDMVIVDGNHELADETLHFDITVVEVRDATPEELEHGHAHGPGSAHDHDHG; from the coding sequence ATGAAAGTTGCTAAGAATACGGTCGTTTCCATTACCTATACCCTCAAAGATTCCGATGGGAATCTGCTTGATTCGACCGATGCGTCGGACCCGCTTGCATATTTGCATGGCGTAGGGAATCTGATTTCGGGGATGGAGAAGGCGCTCGACGACCGCGACTCCGGTGAGACGTTCCAAGTCATCATTCCGCCGGAAGATGGCTACGGTAAGTTCGACGACGATTTGGTCTGGGAACTGGAGAAGTCGCAGTTTGCCGAGATGGGTGAAATCGAAGAAGGGACGCAGTTCGTTCTCGAAACGGAAGACGATCAGGTTCTGGTGACCGTCGTCGATATCCGCGAAGACATGGTCATCGTCGACGGCAACCACGAGTTGGCCGATGAAACGCTCCATTTCGATATCACCGTCGTCGAAGTCCGTGATGCGACACCTGAAGAGCTTGAACACGGCCACGCGCACGGACCTGGTAGTGCGCACGATCACGACCATGGTTAA
- a CDS encoding DUF1501 domain-containing protein, with protein MDPRNDYIQAITRRHFFQKGALGLGAAALASMTDLPAQAAKLPSSGVGGLPQLPHFAPKAKRAIYLFMAGAPCQMDLFDYKPQMNQWYDKDLPESVRQGQRLTTMTSGQSRFPIAPSKFKFTPHGENGTMVSELLPYHAKMVDDIALVKSVHTEAINHDPAITYICTGNQLPGRPSLGSWLSYGLGSMNENLPTFVVMTPNWSGRQQAQALYNRLWGAGFLPSKHSAVTLRKSGDPILFLSNPEGVDSSLRRRMLDSVSKINQETYRLSGDPETQSRISQYEMAFRMQSSVPELVDLKQESQATLDMYGPDVSKPGSFAASCLLARRMVERDVRFVQIFHRGWDQHGNVARDLPAQAKDVDQAAWALIQDLKMRGLLDDTLVVWGGEFGRTIYSQGGLSKDNYGRDHHPRCFTVWMAGGGVKPGVVHGETDDFSYNIVKDPVHISDLNATILHCLGIDHSKLSISTQGLDVRLTGVEERHPVKQLLL; from the coding sequence ATGGATCCTCGTAACGACTATATTCAAGCGATCACCCGCCGGCACTTCTTTCAGAAAGGGGCCCTCGGGCTGGGGGCCGCAGCGCTGGCATCGATGACCGATCTGCCTGCCCAGGCAGCCAAACTTCCCAGTTCCGGCGTGGGCGGTTTACCTCAACTGCCGCACTTCGCCCCCAAGGCGAAACGGGCCATTTACTTGTTCATGGCCGGGGCTCCCTGCCAAATGGACTTATTCGACTACAAACCGCAAATGAACCAGTGGTACGACAAGGACTTGCCGGAATCGGTGCGGCAAGGGCAACGTCTAACGACGATGACCTCTGGGCAAAGCCGATTTCCGATCGCTCCGTCGAAGTTCAAATTTACGCCCCATGGCGAAAACGGCACGATGGTCAGCGAGTTGCTTCCTTACCACGCCAAAATGGTCGATGACATCGCGTTGGTAAAGTCGGTCCACACCGAGGCGATCAATCACGACCCGGCCATCACGTACATCTGCACCGGGAACCAACTCCCCGGTAGGCCTAGCTTGGGCTCCTGGCTGAGCTATGGCTTAGGTTCGATGAATGAAAACCTGCCGACCTTCGTGGTCATGACACCCAATTGGAGCGGTCGTCAGCAAGCCCAGGCACTCTATAACCGTCTGTGGGGCGCCGGCTTCTTACCTTCCAAGCATTCGGCCGTCACCTTAAGAAAGTCAGGCGATCCGATCTTATTTCTGTCGAATCCGGAAGGTGTCGACAGTTCGCTCCGCCGGCGTATGCTCGATAGCGTTTCCAAAATCAACCAAGAGACCTACCGACTTTCAGGCGATCCGGAAACACAATCGAGAATCTCGCAGTACGAGATGGCTTTTCGCATGCAGTCCTCGGTACCAGAGTTGGTCGACTTGAAGCAAGAGTCGCAAGCGACGCTCGACATGTACGGGCCCGATGTTAGTAAACCAGGTTCTTTTGCCGCTAGTTGTCTGCTGGCTCGCCGCATGGTCGAACGCGACGTGCGTTTCGTGCAGATCTTCCACCGTGGTTGGGATCAACACGGTAACGTGGCCCGAGATCTTCCGGCCCAGGCGAAAGACGTCGATCAAGCCGCTTGGGCATTAATTCAAGATTTGAAGATGCGTGGTCTATTGGACGACACGCTGGTAGTTTGGGGTGGCGAGTTTGGCCGCACCATCTACAGCCAAGGCGGGCTATCCAAAGACAACTACGGTCGCGATCATCATCCACGGTGTTTTACGGTGTGGATGGCCGGCGGTGGTGTGAAGCCGGGGGTAGTTCATGGCGAAACAGACGACTTCAGCTACAACATCGTGAAAGATCCGGTTCACATTTCAGACCTGAACGCGACGATCTTGCACTGCCTGGGTATCGATCATAGCAAGCTGTCGATCTCGACTCAGGGGCTTGATGTTCGTCTAACCGGGGTCGAAGAGCGACACCCGGTAAAGCAGTTGCTGCTGTAG
- a CDS encoding VOC family protein, translated as MREITPNELWIANALQVRDIRATLLAGATAIVDLAMEERPIAFPRDILYCRFPLLDGTGNPQYLLQTCIETVAKLVEAKRPTIIACSAGMSRSPVVAAAAIAQVKDMTLEASLLKLTEKGPHDVSPALLYDVLQAMPRLNSCQTRVNLIALRSRDPEVTVRFYQSLGLILIEEQHDQGPIHWASDTNDFVLEIYPAKSAEPIDSSTSIGLEVSEIGTLVQQLRHSGTTIVREPKAFAWGVQAIVQDPDGRSVILVDR; from the coding sequence ATGCGTGAAATCACCCCCAACGAGCTTTGGATCGCCAATGCACTGCAGGTTCGTGACATTCGCGCGACCTTGCTTGCAGGAGCAACCGCGATAGTCGACTTGGCCATGGAAGAGCGTCCCATTGCGTTTCCGCGAGACATCCTCTATTGCCGTTTTCCGCTGTTAGATGGCACCGGCAATCCCCAATATCTGCTTCAGACCTGCATCGAAACGGTCGCCAAGTTGGTCGAAGCGAAGCGTCCGACGATCATTGCGTGCAGCGCCGGAATGAGCCGATCTCCGGTAGTCGCCGCAGCTGCGATTGCACAAGTCAAAGACATGACGCTCGAAGCCTCGCTGTTGAAGCTCACCGAAAAGGGGCCGCACGATGTTTCCCCAGCCCTGCTCTACGATGTTTTGCAGGCAATGCCGAGACTGAACTCCTGCCAGACGCGGGTGAACTTGATTGCCCTGCGCTCGCGTGATCCAGAAGTGACGGTCCGGTTTTATCAATCGTTAGGGCTCATCTTGATAGAAGAGCAACACGACCAGGGCCCCATACACTGGGCAAGCGATACGAATGATTTCGTGCTGGAAATCTATCCGGCCAAGTCGGCCGAACCAATCGACTCATCTACGAGCATAGGGCTGGAGGTTTCCGAGATAGGTACGCTGGTGCAGCAGCTTAGACATTCAGGGACAACGATTGTGCGCGAGCCGAAAGCGTTTGCCTGGGGTGTTCAAGCGATTGTCCAAGACCCAGACGGGCGTAGTGTGATTCTCGTCGACCGATAA